A genomic stretch from Edaphobacter aggregans includes:
- a CDS encoding VWA domain-containing protein, translating into MTAINRSPRTLFRLTWALPLVVALAAAPLHAQLQLNALPGAPVPQPPAPATTSPAPAASQSTPQAAIQTPKPAPQSTPQTAPATAPQQPPANEQAPASDQPVTTLHVQANEVNLIFTVTDKKGRFITGLKRENFGLLDDGRPPISVLHFYQQTNLPLRVGIMLDTSSSIRQRFQFEQDSAIEFLLQILHRNDRAFVMGFDIQTDIEQDFTNNVDLLNQGIRRLRPGGGTALFDSLYKTCRDQMLTLQEENAVRRALILVSDGDDNYSRVQESDAIKMCQRAGTIVYTISTNISPSKDKGDETLRAISEATGGQPFYPTKLEDVAVGFRNIQEELRSQYALVYRPADLKQDGAFRTIYLQALDPRYRVRAQKGYFAPKPPQ; encoded by the coding sequence GTGACCGCAATTAATAGATCCCCCCGCACGCTCTTTCGGTTGACCTGGGCCCTCCCGCTCGTTGTTGCACTCGCCGCCGCGCCGCTCCACGCGCAGTTGCAGCTGAATGCGCTCCCCGGTGCTCCTGTCCCCCAACCTCCCGCGCCTGCAACCACTTCCCCGGCACCTGCCGCCTCGCAGTCCACGCCCCAGGCTGCCATTCAGACGCCTAAGCCGGCTCCCCAGTCGACGCCTCAGACCGCGCCTGCGACGGCTCCTCAACAGCCCCCCGCCAACGAACAGGCCCCGGCCAGCGATCAACCCGTGACGACCCTCCACGTTCAGGCCAACGAGGTCAACCTCATCTTCACCGTCACCGACAAGAAGGGCCGCTTCATCACTGGACTCAAGCGCGAAAATTTCGGCCTCCTCGACGACGGCCGGCCGCCCATCTCAGTCCTTCACTTCTACCAGCAGACCAACCTGCCCCTCCGTGTCGGCATCATGCTCGACACCTCCAGCTCCATCCGCCAGCGCTTCCAGTTCGAGCAGGACTCCGCCATCGAGTTCCTCCTTCAGATTCTGCACCGCAACGACCGCGCCTTCGTCATGGGCTTCGACATCCAGACCGATATCGAACAAGACTTCACCAATAACGTCGATCTCCTCAACCAGGGCATCCGCAGACTCCGCCCCGGCGGCGGCACCGCTCTCTTCGACTCCCTCTACAAGACCTGCCGTGATCAGATGCTCACCCTGCAGGAAGAGAACGCCGTCCGCCGCGCCCTCATCCTCGTCTCCGACGGCGACGACAATTACAGCCGCGTTCAGGAGTCCGACGCCATCAAGATGTGCCAGCGTGCAGGCACCATCGTCTACACCATCAGCACCAACATCAGCCCCAGCAAAGACAAAGGCGACGAGACCCTCCGGGCCATCTCCGAGGCCACCGGAGGCCAGCCCTTCTACCCCACCAAGCTCGAGGACGTAGCCGTAGGCTTCCGCAACATCCAGGAAGAGCTCCGCAGCCAGTACGCCCTCGTCTACCGTCCCGCCGACCTCAAACAGGACGGTGCCTTCCGAACCATCTACCTCCAGGCTCTAGACCCCCGCTACAGGGTCCGTGCGCAGAAGGGCTACTTCGCCCCCAAGCCACCCCAGTAA
- the add gene encoding adenosine deaminase: protein MARKEAKQPEIDVVEWLRGLPKAELHLHLEGTIKPETLVELSQRHDAEPLTLEAAKKLYTYEDFVGFLMSFKAVTERLRGPDDYELITYNMIRELASQGVVHAEVYISFGIIYYWKKAEVEPYVEAIERGRVRGEKDFGTTVLWIIDAVRHFGVEEGARVFRKAAELRATYPSIVGIGIGGDEARGPADQFRELYAEAKAAGLRLTAHAGESVGPKSVWSAINIGAERIGHALTAQNDSELIDVLAAKQIPLELNVTSNLKTGCCLGLDEHPVKLYFESGLMVTINSDDPPMFGSDLLGEYVLVQDRFEFSLEQMRELAANSVEASFLEPARKLELLKAVERYGY from the coding sequence ATGGCTCGAAAAGAAGCGAAACAGCCAGAGATCGATGTAGTTGAGTGGCTGCGTGGGCTGCCTAAGGCGGAGCTTCATCTGCATCTTGAAGGGACGATCAAGCCGGAGACTCTGGTGGAGTTGAGCCAGCGGCATGATGCGGAGCCACTGACGCTGGAGGCGGCGAAGAAGCTTTATACGTATGAGGACTTTGTCGGGTTTCTGATGTCGTTCAAGGCGGTGACGGAGCGGCTGCGCGGGCCTGATGACTATGAACTGATTACGTACAACATGATTCGTGAGTTGGCATCGCAGGGCGTGGTACACGCCGAGGTCTATATCTCTTTCGGGATTATTTATTACTGGAAGAAGGCTGAGGTTGAGCCTTACGTTGAGGCTATTGAGCGTGGTCGGGTTCGCGGCGAGAAAGATTTTGGGACGACCGTGCTGTGGATCATCGATGCGGTGCGGCACTTTGGCGTGGAAGAGGGCGCGCGGGTGTTTCGCAAGGCAGCGGAGCTACGGGCGACGTATCCAAGCATTGTGGGGATTGGGATTGGGGGCGATGAGGCTCGTGGCCCGGCGGACCAGTTTCGGGAGCTGTATGCGGAGGCCAAGGCTGCGGGGTTACGACTGACGGCTCATGCGGGTGAGTCAGTGGGGCCGAAGAGTGTGTGGTCGGCGATCAATATTGGGGCGGAGCGGATTGGGCATGCGCTGACGGCGCAGAACGACTCGGAGTTGATCGATGTGCTGGCGGCGAAGCAGATTCCGCTGGAGCTGAATGTAACCAGCAATCTGAAGACAGGTTGTTGCCTGGGGTTGGATGAGCATCCGGTTAAGCTTTATTTTGAGTCGGGGTTGATGGTGACGATCAACTCGGACGACCCACCGATGTTTGGGAGCGATCTGCTGGGTGAGTACGTTCTGGTGCAGGATCGGTTCGAGTTTTCGCTGGAACAAATGCGCGAGCTGGCGGCGAACTCTGTGGAGGCTAGTTTTTTGGAGCCGGCGCGGAAGCTGGAGTTGTTGAAAGCGGTGGAGCGGTATGGGTATTAG